A region from the Drosophila ananassae strain 14024-0371.13 chromosome 2L, ASM1763931v2, whole genome shotgun sequence genome encodes:
- the LOC6505827 gene encoding uncharacterized protein LOC6505827, protein MSEGESKFGFKDMEKALETLKLLESHDMQYRKLTVRGLLGRAKRVLTMTKAEEKLKNINDAIGVFEKWLDENGGGASNKNTKTDGDDKVETVPGLGFKDKAAAEATLSILAERDPDYQRLAVKGLIGSSKRVLSGTKNEDKINAIKEGVQVLEDFLEKFEAENRIKDNRAYLPLAVVSKLPEPQDELASEFLAAYGGPKAKGNYKHLRTMFPKDDEATSWDIVRNRQLAKLLEKIKSEEAKLFDPESGAPTDLHLQLIHWAYSPQPDKLKQYVEKLAKKTPEKRKQGSSSSSNESSGSSKGSDEEDVPKKKKKTEE, encoded by the exons ATGTCGGAGGGCGAGTCAAAGTTTGGTTTCAAGGATATGGAGAAGGCTCTGGAGACGCTGAAGTTGTTGGAGAGCCACGACATGCAATACCGAAAGCTGACAGTGCGCGGTTTACTGGGCCGGGCCAAGCGCGTCCTAACAA TGACCAAGGCGGAAGAGAAGCTGAAGAATATCAACGATGCTATCGGTGTGTTTGAGAAATGGCTGGACGAGAATGGCGGAGGCGCCTCCAACAAAAATACCAAAACTGATGGCGACGACAAGGTAGAAACCGTTCCCGGTTTGGGATTCAAGGATAAGGCGGCCGCGGAAGCAACGCTGAG TATTTTGGCCGAGCGAGACCCGGACTACCAGAGATTGGCAGTCAAGGGCCTGATTGGCAGCTCCAAGCGGGTCTTATCCGGCACCAAAAACGAGGACAAAATCAACGCCATCAAGGAGGGAGTGCAAGTGTTGGAGGACTTCCTGGAGAAATTCGAGGCCGAGAACCGGATCAAGGACAACCGTGCCTATTTACCGCTGGCCGTGGTGAGCAAGCTGCCGGAGCCACAGGACGAACTGGCCAGTGAGTTCCTGGCGGCCTATGGCGGGCCCAAGGCCAAGGGAAACTACAAACACCTGCGCACCATGTTCCCCAAAGACGATGAAGCCACCAGCTGGGACATTGTTCGCAATCGCCAACTGGCCAAGTTGCTGGAAAAGATCAAAAGCGAGGAAGcgaagcttttcgaccccgaATCTGGAGCTCCCACTGATCTCCATCTGCAGCTCATCCACTGGGCGTACAGTCCGCAACCAGACAAGCTGAAGCAGTACGTGGAGAAGCTGGCCAAGAAGACCCCGGAGAAGCGAAAGCAgggtagcagcagcagctccaatgagTCCTCGGGCAGCAGCAAGGGCTCGGATGAGGAGGATGTGCccaagaagaaaaagaagactGAAGAGTGA